The genomic interval cacacatcttaagaggccagaagctgcaccaaagctgcgctccagtcctaaggactggagcatggctttggcgtaacttccgacctcttaggacgcatgcatcatttaaacagaatacctccaaagtgacctgaagcagctttattttggcctctctgttcgggcccttatGTAACTTTTCTGACCTCTGCATTTTGGCTACATAGAGAAGAACAACTGGGAATTAATTTGCTGTTACTGCACAGAAAATTATCCCGGCTTGTTTGCCTTGACTGTCCTTTACTATCCTTTGTATCTTCAATCTTGCGCTTTTCAATTGACTTCCTAATTTTGGGTTTATTAATACAAAAGCCTCTTGGAAAAGGCCAATGTAAACTTCAGCAAATTATGTTAATCCATTGTCCGTTGGGCATCAGCTTTAATTGGAAAAGGTAGACCTGAACATTAAAGCTGAAGCTGCTGTGTATTTTAAACTATAACTTTGTATCACAATAAAAGacttaaaagagaaaatattaaagACAGATTTTCATCCCAAACATTGACGACAAAAGCCATAATTCAGTAGTAGGACAGATGCTTGGAATTCTTTGAATTCTGATCTCAGCATCTTTGATAGAAAGACTGGAAAATGCTGCTGGGATTTGGCTGGCAGAGACACAGCCAGTTAGAATAGACTAGGCCCCTTTTCTTACTGCACTGAAGTAAGTGCTATGGTTCTCCTTTAACTGCAGTGGTtgcatcgtatggaatcctgggatttacagtttggttATAGCACTactgctctctggctgagaaatctaaatgcctTCTATCAACTGCAGATCCCACAGTTCTATAGGAAATAGTGATCTGATagcaattaaaatagaatcatggcACTATAATTGAGGAATGTGGAAGGGCTCCAGGGATGAGCAGAATTGAAGACAGATCTAGAACTACTGGTAAATATCTGTGATTTTGTAACAGATCAGCAAgaattttttatttgcagttgttTAACCACAAGGGCACTATATAACCTCTTTTGCAAACCATACAAACACAGAGACAATCTGATTACTGAAATTTTGAAAGCTTGGGAGTAATGAGTTGAGGATTTTTGCATAAAAGGAGTATGAACTCCATTTAGATCTGGTACTCTACATtgtatggtgggggggagggagtgtggcactcagatgttgttgaactgataCTGTCTCATCAGCTCTAATTCATATAACCAATGGTATGGGATGATGGGAGCACCAGTTCAGGAACATGAGAAGAGCCACATAAGTTGATCTCAAAACCTGTAGTATACAGTACCAAGCTAGGAAGATCAATTGATATAAAGCAGCTTTATATGTTTAGATTTAATATGAGTGTTTTCACTTTTCCTTCAATATCTcacccatgcacacacactgaGATTTTAGTAATACAAAATTTAGTAATGAAAAATTACTGGTTGTCTTCTTTCTATTCATATCACACATCGTGTCCTAGATGCCTACCATTATTCCTAGCACACATCATGTCCTATGCTACTCTAGGTACCATGGACACTGTTgaataaatcccaaaattctctctcctttcaaaatgttctaaagaaaaccatattttatcaatcctttattattatattttgttgaGTGAAACGGTAACAGTAGAAACACCAAAATAAGAGAATAACAAAGGAAATTCTCCATCCTATTTGTGGGCAGAGAAATTTGGAGAGAATTTCAGTTCCTCCAGAAAAAGTAGAAATCCCCCAACAGTTTCTCAGAGATGACATTTGCTCTTAGCAGTTATTGGGGCACAACTTGTTTTTAtaaggttttgttgttttgtttttctaaggCCTGGTTTGTTTGATTCCTCTTTTGGTGCTGCCACTGTAAACCCGGCCACTATTTTGGCTGTTCTTGGGACATTGTTCTCTCTTGGTAGAGAGAAGACAACCAGTACACACACAGgcatgcatgcacaaacacacgcTAGCAAATTGTGCTTGGGTTAGTGTCTCTTTCATACTACTCAGCTATGGCAATTCAGCTTCAAACCTCCGGAAACATTTTACTGAACAGAAATATTAGGATTTCTGTTCTGATTTTCTCCTTATGGTCAAAGAAAGGTTTGGGTAAGGGGCTCATCTAGACAAGGCTGAATGTGTTCATGGGTTTTATTGTTGTACCTACCTCTAAGAGCTAAGAATCATTCCTGTGAGGGGCAACTTAGTGACCTGGAtactgtttagcctggagatgagaaagttaagaagtgacatgatagcaatGCTTAAAGATTTCAataggtgtcatattgaggatggagcaagtttgttttctgctattctaGAAATTGAGccatggctagggttgccatattccagtcccttaTATCCAGGCATCTGATCTGCATATTATGCAGATTATTGTAagtatgcatattattaatttgcattctgattatgcaaattcaatacATTAATAATTGCATCTTTTCtatcattatgtttcaacctcagcaCCAGCATCAAGCTAAGAGcaatccttttcttctttttcccccacttggtgtgagatggaatttcaggagGTGTCACAAAGAGTGCCTTGTATCCTTGACTCACAAGTCATGAGTCACCACTCActtttcttctgaataaattagaatctaactGCTCAATTTGCATTTGCAGTTTATGCACTGAATTAAAAGCTTatcatttaaaaattcagtttgttCATCCGCAGCATTGTATgaggttcaatttgtggttcaaaaattagaaattagacttcttcatcatTAAATGAGAGATTACTTTTTTAGGGGGTGCAAACATTACTCAAACCTGTCCTAGTGATGCAGCACATAGAAAAGATTGGAAACCACTGAGctacagcatccccagcaggtacctgtccagcctctttttcaatatgtccagagaaggagatcccaccaggCCTCttggcaattggttccattgccaaactgctcttactgtcaagacgttccttctaatgttaaattgaaatctaccctcctgtagcTTAACACCCTTTGACCTGATCTGAGGCAGCAGAGATCaggcctgcctcctccttcctatGACAGCTCTTGAAGTATTTAAAGCGTGCAATCATGccacccttcagtcttctcttcatcagtgtccagctccttcaaccttttctCATATGTATTGTTTTCCATACCTATTATCATCTATGTTCCCCTTCCCTGAACCCATCTCAACTTGTCCATATCCTTAAAATGAGGTactcagaactgaatgcagtacccCCAGATGAGGTCTGAGACCAGTGCATTATATAGCaggattattacttccctcaacttggaaactatgcttccaTTAATGCAGACTAAAATCGCACTCaccttttttgctgcagcatcacattacTGGcttatgttcaatttatgatcaacaataatcccaaattctttttcacatgtagtagtcccatcctataactgtgcatttggtttttgtggcctaaatgtagaattttgtattCATCCCTAcggaatttcattttattagtttctgACCATTATTCTAGTTTAACAAGgttcttttgaattttgttcccaTTTCCCAATGTGTTAGTCACCCCTCCCAATTTTGTACTATCTGAaaacttgataaggatttccCCTACTACATCAACTATGTCATTGTCAAAAACGTTGAAGACTAACAGCCCTAGGATAGACCTCTAAGGCACTCCATTTGAGACCTCTTTCCAGTTTGAAACCCAAATACAGATGATGACTCTTTGAGCACAGTTGGACCCAATCTATTATGGATCCATCTAACAGTATTTAATTTCTTGCAGCGATACACTTCAGTACATCACCAACTTGCAGAAACGGCGGCAAGCAGAAGCAGCAAACCTGTGGAATGAACCTGTGGACAAAACCCACATGGAGAGGGATGATGATCATGAGCTATATATGCTGCTGCAGAAGAGGTCAAAAATGCGCCGTGGATCAGAGGTCAGTTGCCTAGGCACATGGAACATTTTCATAGGCAGGAGAAGTTAGCTGTGTGGCTGTCCCCCACACACAATCAGATAGAGCTGGGCATGTGTTTCCAGTCTTGTGTTACATTCCGTACTTGTGTGTCACTGAAAGGCTTCTTCTCAGATAAGAATTTGGATGATGCCTTGAGCCAATAGGAAAAGCAAGGTATAAATGTGGGAACTAAATTCAGGTGAAATCTCTTGCAGCTGTAATACAGGGATTGGAAtgatgtggccttcctctcagACTGCATCTgatcattccttaccattgactatactgtctagggctgctgggagtcaTAATACAATAGCATTTGGAGCGTCACATGATTCCTACCTATGGTCTAACACAGAGATTATATCATTGCTGAACTGCTTTATACAAGCTCATTGTCACGGTCATAAGGACTAGGAGGATGTTTTGGGTTTAAAATTCAATGTAATTCCCAGGAAACTGAAATCTATGCCAAATAATACAGTATGCCAAGAGATCCTGTGGATGTCATATATACATGGCCCTAAAAGTTTTCTACAAAATATGCAGTTATCTCACTCAGCCTATCATCAGAATTTCTAAGTTGGTTAGTTGAAAGTATATCTCCATCTGTGTCTTTATTCCTCTTACTGTCTCCCATGTGCACACAAGCTCAATTCCTATATCCTTCATTCTTCAAACAGATCTTGCCCATCACAGTGATTCATGTTTTGCTTGCTGTTATAGTGCAGGGATTCATTTTTAATGCTCTCTCTTAAaaattaagtattattattaccTTAATCAAGGGCTACCGACGTTTGAGCTTTGACATCATTGCCCATCGACAGATCCGTCAGAAAGTGAAAGACAGATGGAAGCAGGTTCTGGACGTCTTAGGTATGATATCCTTGATCTTCATACTCTGCCTTTCTAacactggccaaataaaaatGTGTTAGGAGAATATTTACCATTACTGATTTTATACCGTTCAGTTTCTATTCACTTTCTCATCTTTTGGCTGCAAAGGCATTGTTCTCAGCAAATGTGAATGGGATTGTTTTATTTGAAAACCCTAACAATGGATCACTTTCAAATCCGAATGTTCCTCTTTGTCAGGTTGCGATTATATCTGCAAATTCATTTTACATGAAAAGACATCAAGGTCCCGGTGTTATCTGCGACTATGTGATCTTACCTATTGTTGCTGGAACTTAATTTttgaattaaatttaattaatattaGGAATGGAATCTAAACTACAATATTAattgaaaaataaatgcattCACCATCTGATTTATTCTGAAGAGAATGTTTAAAATTTACCAGCAAAATGTCACAAATTAGTTTCTGATATTCTTGGTAAAATATCTGACAAAAACAAGTAAGGTCTACAGAATCACTGTTTTGATAAGTTGTCCAAAATGCTGTGATACCACTGAATGCTCATCATCATGCTAGCTGTGTCATGCTGAAGGGTAAAGTAGCTGCCAATTAATTGATTTGATTGATTATGTACTCTGAATATAGAGAAAGATCAGTTTGTGGCTGATGAGAAAAGGAAATTTAGATCTTTTTGTAACCTGTGAAGACTAAAGTAAACAAAAAGTGATACTGTGAAGAATCCAGGAATTACCCTTTGAATTGGAAAGCTGGAAGTTGACTATTGAGTAGAACTTTGATGGCTTAGATATGTCCTGCCAGTACTGCTAGTTATGCCTAGAGAAACAAGCCTAGGTACTCAAGTTTCACCTCTGGTTCTGGGCTGATGCTTGATTTGGGGGCTCAGAACTAAGCCCTACTGGATCAGTTATAAGATGTCTGTTCTCTGGCCAGTTTTGCTTGGAACACTGCAATGATTTGTATCATGTATTTAGCTTTGAAAACAGTATGAAGATGCAAGCTACTCCAAAATAGAGCTGTAAAACTGTTAACTGGGATGGGATGATCAGAAGATCATCCATGGGGTTTCATGTGCCCATACCCCCAGTTCATTTATGGGCATAATTCAAAGGGGAGAtcttgacctttaaagccctaaacttTAAAGATCAGACCATCTCCTCCAACATGGGAATACTTAGAGCCTGAGTACATCTTCAGTGGACTTTTTTCGGGTGCCCTTACAAGGACAATGCAACCCCAGGCATGAAGAGATCTTCACAAAGATGCTTGCTTGCTCCCAGGTGAAGATGTTTTTGTTTCCACATGCCTTTGAAGCTTATATGTGTTTAATGTTTTTGACATCttgaatatgtttttttttttttaaaaaaaatcaatcttaAATGTGTTCAATTTTTTATTGTGTGTGACTTTGTACTGATTTTGGATACTTTTGTTGCAAAAATGTTTGTTAagacaccacttttttttttggtttggattAAGCTTTGTTTGagcaattgttattgttatgggaAGTTGCCCAGAGAATTCTAGCTATCTGGCAAGATATAAAACCTGTGTGTAAGAAAAATGGCAGAAGAACATTGTGGGTAATGAAAATGGGGGTTAAATGGTCACTTGTCAATGCAGGATTCAAAGATGAAGCAGATGGTCTTCTCACTGTCACCTCCAGCACCTCATATGAATCCCTTCGCAAGCCTCAGGAGGCCCGCAAGCTCCATACCGCCTTGGCTGAACAGACAACCATTTTTGGTCGTCACCGTGGTGGCCCACCAGAGAGATATCTTTTTGTCCTTGTAAGTAAGGAAGTAAACACTCCTTAGCAGAGTTGCAAGAAGTTAATAATAATTGGCTGTGGATTTTGAGATGTGAAGTCCaagtaaatccccccccccccatctttgccaAGTCAAGAGTCATCCTGGGACCACATGCAGCGCTCAGCTGCCCCCTGTGTAACTGCTGTCCCCAACCACTGCTATTCACTGGCTTCCCAGATAAATGTTTTCTCCTCATGTGTAACAGTGAGGAAAACAATCTTGGTGAAGATAGCAGGGGAATGAGAGAGGAGAAAGTGTCTCTCAGCTTCTTGCCTTCTGACCTTGCCTcccaaaaaaatattatttgctgGCAACAAAGAATCAGCCATCTAAATGCTGACTAGTGGGTTTCATTGGACAAGAAAGGGAAGTTTAAACCCTCCACCATTTTATGTGTTGAGATCTGGAGACAATCAGGGGTGGGTTGCGGGggagttagcttacagttgtaaactacttagacattgctagttcagtatgaagcggtatataaatgaagctgtttgtttgtttgtttgtttgtttgtttgtctgtttgagtggggagagagatgaaagagtgtgtgtgtgagagagaaaatgagaatatGTGTCCGCACACTTGTACACAGCCATTTGATATTGCCCTGGGCCAGAAAAAGTTGTGCACCCCTGCTTTAGGGGGGTTGTGTTGTTAGCATTGTGAGTGAACATGTATGCCTACTTCTTCAATATCTTTGTCTACCCCCCCTACACACCTTCCCAATCCTCCAATTCCAGGATAGGCTCCTTCTCCTGGATATAGGAGATGACTTTCTTTCGGCAGCTCGTCACTTTTAcccagtggaggaggaagaagaggacaacACATCTTCTAGCGATGGAGGTCCTCCAACCCCTGGTCCTGTCTTAGTCAAATTGGGCAGTGAAACTCAGGAACAGGCTggagtggaagaggaagaagaaggagatgaggaggaggaagaggaggaggaagaagaagacccTGATGTAGAATAAGGCAAAGAGGAAGAAGCTGAGGAAGACACAATGGAGTGTACCCAGCTCAACCTCTGGATGGAAAAGCAAATGCAATGTTGATGAGTTCAGAACTACAATAGATTAATGGTTGACTCTATCACATTGCTATAGTGAATTACAGACTTGTTCGAAATCTTTCTTGACACCAATCACTCGccccttcttttttccagtgaaCCCATTTACTTTTTGCTAAATTTTCACCCCCAAAGGTACACAAGTAGTTGCTTTTTAGCACTGAGAACatagacaatttttttttcctttgggggggggggggggggggggaatgctggaTGTTTTCTACAACTGTTTCAGGAGCACCAAAATCAGCATTTTCATTTCACAGTCCAGCATTCCAAGCACCTCTGTTTGCCAGGGGTGGGGATGAGTTAACAAAGATTCTAGCTCCAGTGGGGTGGGTAAAAATAGGTTTGAAAATGAAAAGGCTGAGTTTGATGAAGTCTCAAAAGCCCAAGGAGAGGCTGATAGGAGAAATACTGTGTAGCTTCCCTACATTATTGGCAGAAGCTGGATAAATTCAGGAAATGTGTCAATATATGCAAGTCAAGTTCCTTCGCCTGACGCATGCAGCTTACAGGAATGGATTTTTTGGCACAGAAAGAGAGTTACTTAGATCTTGGCAAGATGCTGTGGGGTGGGGTTGTTGTTGGTATACAGTGTATAAACATTGCACCCTAGCCTGCCtagaaagggccttttctgtaCGCTGTGAAAATAagatcccctttccctcctcctcctcctttttgcctGTCCACTTTTGTGCTTCCTGGCCACCTGTTCTCCTGTCATCACTACTCTCTCCTCATATCTCTGTGTACAAACTGTCCCCTGTTATACAAGCCAGTTGAGCCTGGATGACATGATTGCTGTTCCCTCCACTGCTAATCCTTCTGGCTCCTCTTACTAAATAGCAGGGCCTCCAGTTGTTGAGAACAAAGGGCCAGCTTAGGAAATTCTTCccatctccctttctccctcctctcaaAAAGTCCAGCCAGCTGTTTCCTGACATCTGTGACCCAGAGTTCAAGTGCCAGTCAAGATTCTTGGCAAGGAATGTAGGAAACCTATGGACTTGCATCCCTCCTGGACTTGCACCTCCTCCTACCCTTACTGTCACCATCGTCCTTTCTAACAGCTGAGAAGAAAGACATGGGTTGTTAAAGGCGTAATTGCCCTGGGACGACTTTACTTCTGTCTTCCCTAAAGTGTCTGTGGTTTTACACTCTCACAAGAATCTCAAACCTCTTGTAAGGAAGATTTTGCAAAGCTACTGTGCGGTTTGTACACATAACcaaggctggccctaccattcaacacctcaggcagcagatctgAGGTGTCATGAAAGGACACCAATTACTTAGCACATTTCTGTTATTGTATTTTGAGTGCCAAGAATGGGAAGCTCCACTTGTGAGATCTGGTGCCCAACTTGCCAGGGACACCATGCTCTGTTATTTGAGGGGAAGAGAGAGCATAATTTATTGGCCTCCTTCAGgcatcaaaatgtcttgggctgaccCTGGTGACACTCTGCTTTCAAGCTATATAAGAAttagcaatgaaaataaattaatctTAATCACCACTtactatatattattatattagtatAGTATTAGGcaagtataatatatatatctcctGCATTTTCACCAGGCCTGGGATTCAaggtagctttgttgttgttgttgttgttgttgttgttgttgttgttttcctccaagttgtttctgacttatggcaatcttgaAGTGAACTTCTCACGCTATTTTCTgggactgagtgtgtgtgactcacccaagatcaccagGTAGGTTtcttaaaaagttaaaagaagtACAAATAAAAGTCTacatcattaaaacaaacaaaagtttaaaaaaatattaagttaTAAAGATGAATGAAACGCATTATAAAATCAGATCcattaaacaacaaaataaatacctTTTCCCCCTGAGCAATTAGGTCCTAAAGACTTGTCTGGAAGGGCATGATGGGAACCGTAGT from Sceloporus undulatus isolate JIND9_A2432 ecotype Alabama chromosome 6, SceUnd_v1.1, whole genome shotgun sequence carries:
- the LOC121933055 gene encoding melanoregulin-like translates to MDFWCRVCCCCCYNEEELEKNPLVVGDTLQYITNLQKRRQAEAANLWNEPVDKTHMERDDDHELYMLLQKRSKMRRGSEGYRRLSFDIIAHRQIRQKVKDRWKQVLDVLGFKDEADGLLTVTSSTSYESLRKPQEARKLHTALAEQTTIFGRHRGGPPERYLFVLDRLLLLDIGDDFLSAARHFYPVEEEEEDNTSSSDGGPPTPGPVLVKLGSETQEQAGVEEEEEGDEEEEEEEEEEDPDVE